One Brachyspira suanatina DNA segment encodes these proteins:
- a CDS encoding ArsR/SmtB family transcription factor, producing the protein MKDYKKEAVIFKAFCDENRLQILDMIKDSEICACKLLEELKIVQSTLSHHMKILCDAEVVIPRKEGKWTYYSINKEGFERAKNVLNYYSSKITKDKKIKTLCD; encoded by the coding sequence ATGAAAGACTATAAAAAAGAAGCAGTAATATTCAAAGCATTCTGCGATGAAAACAGACTTCAAATATTAGATATGATTAAAGACTCTGAAATATGTGCATGCAAACTTTTAGAAGAATTAAAAATAGTGCAGTCTACATTATCTCATCATATGAAAATATTATGCGATGCTGAAGTAGTGATACCAAGAAAAGAAGGCAAATGGACTTATTACAGTATAAATAAAGAAGGTTTTGAAAGAGCAAAAAATGTTTTGAATTACTATTCATCAAAAATTACTAAAGACAAAAAAATAAAAACTCTATGCGATTAA
- the sec1 gene encoding thioredoxin-like selenoprotein Sec.1: MAIEKIQFGUGCLPDPLEDEGIEREIEKILLLGNDDENSLDMLDNLRRAILDLNLDLSIKYTDSKGTMSYYGVMTLPALIVNDELISYGEVLDREKIVNILKEKL, encoded by the coding sequence ATGGCTATAGAAAAAATACAATTTGGCTGAGGATGTTTGCCTGACCCTCTAGAGGATGAGGGTATAGAAAGAGAAATAGAAAAAATACTGCTTTTAGGAAATGATGATGAAAATTCTCTTGATATGCTTGATAATTTAAGAAGAGCTATATTGGATTTAAATTTGGACTTATCCATAAAATATACAGACAGTAAAGGAACTATGTCATATTATGGTGTTATGACTTTACCTGCTCTTATTGTAAATGATGAGCTTATATCTTATGGAGAAGTTTTGGATAGGGAAAAAATAGTAAATATTTTAAAAGAAAAATTATAA
- a CDS encoding class I SAM-dependent methyltransferase, whose protein sequence is MDNNNKKSIIIEHYIERVKDFNIPEYKVLDWESQNAQEARFSALLSHFDIRKSILLDVGCGLGHLAEYIDKQNINTYYIGIDIMPEMIERAKHKKFKNINPQFMTIDFFKNSDTKDDFDYIYSSGIFNLNLGNNEEFLKNAVRDFLIAARKGVCFNLLDISCKEKYGDKYYYYKKDEVFNMVCDIVKDLDLKCQIKISDEYLSNDFSVFVDIL, encoded by the coding sequence ATGGATAATAACAATAAAAAGTCAATAATAATAGAACATTATATAGAAAGGGTAAAAGATTTTAATATACCAGAGTACAAAGTTTTGGATTGGGAATCTCAGAACGCTCAGGAGGCTAGATTTTCTGCTTTGCTTAGTCATTTCGATATAAGAAAGTCAATTTTACTTGATGTTGGATGCGGACTTGGACATTTAGCCGAATACATAGATAAGCAGAATATTAATACTTATTATATTGGTATTGATATAATGCCTGAGATGATTGAAAGAGCTAAGCATAAGAAATTTAAAAATATTAATCCTCAATTTATGACTATAGATTTTTTTAAGAATTCTGATACAAAAGATGATTTTGATTATATATATTCTTCCGGTATATTTAATCTTAATCTTGGCAACAATGAAGAGTTTTTGAAAAATGCTGTTAGAGATTTTTTAATTGCTGCTAGGAAAGGCGTATGCTTCAATTTGCTTGATATTTCATGCAAAGAAAAATATGGTGATAAATATTACTACTATAAAAAAGATGAAGTATTCAATATGGTTTGCGATATAGTAAAAGATTTGGATTTAAAATGCCAAATAAAAATATCTGATGAATATTTATCAAATGATTTTTCTGTATTTGTAGATATATTATGA
- a CDS encoding NAD(P)-dependent alcohol dehydrogenase has product MKKAILIIMIAILYVLSCNDSSNAQTSVNNQNNNAVNNQNNSSNAMYNQELKKAPINIQTNANGRVKTRGFAAISANMDFKYHEFTRHAVGSNDVLIEILYAGICHSDIHVVEGKSSNTPLVVGHEIAGRVVQVGNAVTKFKVGDFAGVGCMVNSCGQCESCLDNLEQYCLNRAVYTYGSRDRFHNNEITQGGYSDNIVVSEDFAILIPDNAELDKVAPLLCAGITTYSPIQVMNVRKGDKIGIAGFGGLGSMAVKYAVKLGAEVTVFDITEDKRQDALNMGAVKYVNVNNAEDLKNVNNTLNYIISTIPAYYDVNMYMRMLKRGGTMCLLGLPRTSKMPTLIAMIGQHGSKKLFGSLIGGIKETQKMLNYSIENNIYPTVEIIKADAQTISDAYRKVIDGKVKFRYVIDMRTINK; this is encoded by the coding sequence ATGAAAAAAGCTATATTAATTATAATGATAGCAATATTATATGTGCTGTCATGTAATGATTCATCAAATGCACAAACAAGCGTAAATAATCAAAATAATAATGCGGTTAATAATCAGAATAATTCTTCAAACGCAATGTATAATCAAGAATTGAAAAAAGCCCCTATCAATATACAGACCAATGCAAACGGCAGAGTAAAAACAAGAGGCTTTGCAGCAATTTCAGCCAATATGGATTTTAAATACCATGAGTTTACAAGGCATGCTGTAGGAAGCAATGATGTTTTGATAGAAATACTTTATGCCGGAATATGCCATAGCGATATACATGTTGTAGAAGGAAAATCAAGCAATACTCCACTTGTAGTAGGACATGAAATAGCAGGTAGAGTCGTACAGGTTGGAAATGCCGTAACAAAATTCAAAGTTGGAGATTTTGCAGGCGTAGGCTGTATGGTAAACTCATGCGGACAATGCGAAAGCTGTTTGGATAATTTAGAACAGTACTGTTTAAATAGAGCTGTTTATACTTACGGATCAAGGGATAGATTCCATAATAATGAAATCACTCAAGGCGGATACTCTGATAATATAGTAGTGTCTGAAGATTTTGCAATACTTATACCAGATAATGCCGAACTAGATAAAGTTGCTCCGCTTCTTTGTGCTGGAATTACAACTTATTCACCTATACAAGTTATGAATGTACGAAAAGGCGATAAAATAGGTATTGCAGGATTCGGAGGACTTGGTTCTATGGCTGTAAAATATGCAGTTAAATTAGGTGCAGAAGTTACAGTATTTGATATAACAGAAGATAAAAGACAAGATGCTTTAAATATGGGAGCTGTAAAGTATGTTAATGTTAATAATGCAGAAGATTTAAAAAATGTTAACAATACTCTTAATTATATAATAAGTACAATTCCAGCTTATTACGATGTCAATATGTATATGCGTATGCTTAAAAGAGGCGGTACTATGTGTTTATTAGGTCTTCCACGTACTTCAAAAATGCCTACTCTTATAGCTATGATAGGTCAACATGGCAGTAAAAAATTATTTGGTTCACTTATAGGAGGCATAAAAGAAACTCAGAAAATGCTTAACTATTCTATAGAAAATAATATTTATCCTACTGTAGAAATAATAAAAGCAGATGCTCAAACTATATCAGATGCTTATAGAAAAGTTATAGACGGAAAAGTAAAATTCAGATATGTAATAGATATGCGTACTATAAACAAATAA
- a CDS encoding ATP-binding protein, with the protein MTFIKIINLILIYIDLLSDTINIMESNKIENIKISNITVFKYADINVSKGLNVFIGKNGTGKTHLLKIINCLDNNFYNIDEVIDINSFDFNFDIDLDNDEIKTIKINKIDEKLSPFGQDAFKLLKMDLDNEDLDNEDLDNIESNTLKDLLDMIFDNEKAKKFFNDTECFFNKYFYIKINDTINLKIKNLFLKPKKNINNYNLFLSLENNDNYLFQNKKFTFIPCKDMLSYSNGFTALYDKRDVNFEPIYYNILKKAELPKLRSLDKKLENIAMDIENAIGGKTVYKNNSFFIKYNHIGEVSFDMVAEGHKKLALLYTLIMNGEIDENTILLVDEPESNLNPQLTDLLVKILLDLSRLGCQIFIATHNDFILNDIELQRKKDDEIMFHSFYFDDDNIKDGVKVESNEILSNLSYNPIEAKIIKQHNESIDKMFE; encoded by the coding sequence ATGACATTTATAAAAATAATCAATTTAATATTAATATATATTGATCTTTTATCCGATACAATTAATATTATGGAAAGTAATAAAATAGAAAATATAAAAATATCGAATATTACAGTTTTTAAATATGCTGATATAAATGTATCAAAAGGGTTAAATGTTTTTATAGGAAAAAATGGTACAGGAAAAACTCATTTATTAAAAATTATAAATTGTTTAGATAATAATTTTTATAATATAGATGAAGTTATAGATATAAATTCATTTGATTTTAATTTTGATATTGATTTAGATAATGATGAAATAAAAACAATAAAAATCAATAAAATAGACGAAAAACTATCTCCTTTTGGACAAGATGCTTTTAAATTACTAAAAATGGATTTAGATAATGAAGATTTAGATAATGAAGATTTAGATAATATAGAAAGTAATACATTAAAAGATTTGTTAGATATGATATTTGATAATGAAAAAGCTAAAAAATTTTTTAATGATACGGAATGTTTTTTTAATAAGTATTTTTATATAAAAATTAATGATACCATTAATCTAAAAATAAAAAATCTATTTCTAAAACCTAAAAAAAATATAAATAATTATAATTTATTTTTATCATTAGAAAATAATGATAATTATCTATTTCAAAATAAGAAGTTCACATTTATTCCATGTAAAGATATGTTAAGTTATTCTAATGGTTTTACAGCTCTTTATGATAAAAGAGATGTTAATTTTGAACCTATTTATTATAACATTTTAAAAAAAGCTGAACTTCCTAAATTAAGATCATTAGATAAAAAATTAGAAAATATAGCTATGGATATAGAAAATGCCATAGGAGGAAAAACTGTTTATAAAAATAATAGTTTTTTTATTAAATATAATCATATAGGAGAAGTTTCTTTTGATATGGTGGCAGAAGGTCATAAAAAACTTGCTCTTTTATATACACTGATAATGAATGGTGAAATAGATGAAAATACTATTTTATTAGTAGATGAACCAGAGTCAAACTTAAATCCTCAGCTAACTGATTTGCTTGTAAAAATTCTTTTAGATTTATCAAGATTGGGCTGTCAAATATTCATTGCTACACACAATGATTTTATTCTTAATGATATAGAATTGCAAAGAAAAAAAGATGACGAAATAATGTTTCACTCTTTTTACTTTGACGATGATAATATTAAAGATGGTGTAAAAGTGGAAAGTAATGAAATATTATCAAATTTATCATATAATCCAATAGAAGCTAAGATTATAAAACAACATAATGAATCTATAGATAAAATGTTTGAGTAA
- the leuS gene encoding leucine--tRNA ligase: MEYNFTTIEKKWQKFWKDNQSFKTVSKPTNKKYYVLEMFPYPSGKMHMGHVSNYTIADSIARYYKLLGYDILHPMGWDAFGMPAENAAIEHKTHPAEWTLKNIANMKDQLNLLGYSYDWDREVTTCLPDYYKWGQWFILKMYEKGLLYRKGGDVNWCDHCNTVLANEQVTPEGTCWRCDGEVTKKKLEQWYIKVTDYAEQLDADLKLLEGYWPDNVIAMQKNWIGRSVGAYINFNLDDGKEFPIFTTRPDTIYGVTYMAIAWNYDGLLDMCTPEQKSAVEEFIKKSAKIDQKTDYEKEGVFTGRYVVNPFNGEKAPLYAANFVLAEYGSGAVMAVPAHDQRDFEFAKKYNIPVKVVIQNADNSLKAENMIEAYTEDGTVVNSDILNGLSSRDAIKRAIEYATEKGFGKEKVQYKLRDWLISRQRYWGNPLPFVHCEKCGVVPVPESELPITLPMDIEFTVGDNPLKKSESFVNTTCPKCGGKARRETDTMDTFTCSSWYYARYTDAHNTQMPFDSDIANAWLGVDQYIGGIEHACMHLLYSRFWYKFMRDIGLVKGDEPFNRLLTQGMVLANSYESRELKKFYTQEQMNNKEYEKDGIKREDIIIKMEKMSKSKANGVDPAEIIELFGADAVRIFVMFVAPPEKDKEWSDEGVKGSSRFLNRIWNLFLKYKDEEAFKSGKSFDYNNLSKEGQKLFRKYNKTIKKVTIDIKDRFHFNTAIAALMELLNDMSVIKLANNDDYAMFKEVIRGYLILLNPIAPHMTEELYQILNFGKMILEESWVEHDEQYCKDDTFELVFQVNGKIRDRVEADVNISEDDAKTQALSSEKVKAFTDGKNIVKVVYVKGKLVNIVVK, translated from the coding sequence ATGGAATATAATTTTACTACCATTGAAAAGAAATGGCAGAAATTCTGGAAAGATAATCAGTCTTTCAAAACAGTATCTAAACCTACAAACAAAAAATATTATGTACTAGAAATGTTTCCGTATCCATCTGGAAAAATGCATATGGGGCATGTTTCTAATTATACTATAGCTGACTCTATAGCTAGATACTATAAACTGTTAGGATATGATATTTTGCACCCAATGGGCTGGGACGCTTTCGGTATGCCTGCAGAAAATGCTGCTATAGAACATAAAACTCACCCTGCTGAATGGACTTTGAAAAATATTGCTAATATGAAAGATCAGTTAAACTTGCTTGGATATTCCTATGATTGGGATAGAGAAGTTACTACTTGTTTGCCTGATTATTATAAATGGGGACAATGGTTCATATTAAAAATGTATGAGAAAGGTCTTTTATATAGAAAAGGCGGAGATGTTAACTGGTGCGATCATTGTAATACAGTACTTGCAAATGAACAGGTTACTCCTGAAGGTACTTGCTGGAGATGTGACGGAGAAGTTACTAAAAAGAAACTTGAACAATGGTATATAAAAGTTACTGATTATGCAGAACAATTAGATGCAGATTTGAAATTATTAGAAGGTTATTGGCCTGATAATGTTATAGCTATGCAGAAAAACTGGATAGGAAGAAGTGTAGGTGCTTATATTAATTTCAATTTAGATGACGGCAAAGAGTTTCCTATATTTACAACTCGCCCGGACACTATTTACGGTGTTACTTATATGGCTATAGCTTGGAACTATGACGGACTTTTAGATATGTGTACTCCTGAACAAAAAAGTGCTGTAGAAGAGTTTATTAAAAAGTCTGCTAAGATTGACCAAAAAACAGATTATGAGAAAGAAGGTGTATTTACTGGAAGATATGTAGTTAATCCATTTAATGGAGAGAAAGCTCCTTTATATGCTGCTAATTTCGTTTTAGCTGAGTATGGTAGTGGTGCTGTAATGGCTGTTCCTGCTCATGACCAAAGGGACTTTGAATTTGCTAAAAAATACAATATTCCTGTAAAAGTTGTTATACAAAATGCTGATAATTCTTTAAAAGCTGAAAACATGATAGAGGCTTATACTGAAGACGGTACAGTTGTTAATTCAGATATTTTAAATGGACTTTCTTCAAGAGATGCTATAAAAAGAGCAATAGAGTATGCTACAGAAAAAGGCTTTGGAAAAGAGAAAGTTCAATATAAACTTAGAGATTGGCTCATATCAAGACAAAGATATTGGGGAAATCCTTTACCATTTGTACATTGTGAGAAATGCGGTGTTGTTCCTGTACCTGAAAGCGAATTACCTATAACACTTCCTATGGATATAGAGTTTACAGTTGGAGATAACCCTCTTAAAAAATCAGAATCATTCGTTAATACTACTTGTCCTAAATGCGGCGGCAAGGCTAGAAGAGAAACTGATACTATGGATACATTCACATGCAGTTCTTGGTATTATGCTAGATATACAGATGCTCATAACACTCAAATGCCTTTCGATTCTGATATTGCAAATGCTTGGCTTGGAGTTGATCAGTATATAGGAGGTATTGAACATGCTTGTATGCACCTTTTATATTCAAGATTCTGGTACAAGTTTATGAGAGATATAGGACTTGTTAAAGGTGATGAGCCTTTCAATAGACTTCTCACTCAAGGTATGGTTTTAGCAAATAGTTATGAATCAAGAGAGTTAAAGAAATTCTATACTCAGGAACAAATGAATAATAAAGAGTATGAGAAAGACGGTATTAAAAGAGAAGATATAATAATAAAAATGGAAAAGATGTCTAAATCAAAAGCTAATGGTGTTGATCCTGCTGAGATTATAGAGCTTTTCGGTGCCGATGCTGTTAGAATATTTGTTATGTTTGTTGCTCCTCCTGAAAAAGATAAGGAATGGTCTGATGAAGGTGTTAAAGGTTCTTCAAGATTCTTAAACAGAATTTGGAACTTATTCCTCAAATACAAAGATGAAGAAGCATTCAAAAGCGGCAAATCATTTGATTATAATAATCTTTCAAAAGAAGGACAAAAATTATTCAGAAAATATAATAAAACTATTAAGAAAGTTACAATAGATATTAAAGACAGATTCCATTTCAATACTGCAATTGCTGCTTTGATGGAGCTTTTGAATGATATGTCTGTAATAAAATTAGCTAATAATGATGATTATGCTATGTTTAAAGAAGTTATAAGAGGATATTTAATACTTCTTAATCCTATAGCTCCTCATATGACAGAAGAACTTTATCAGATATTAAACTTCGGAAAAATGATACTTGAAGAAAGCTGGGTTGAGCATGATGAACAGTATTGCAAAGATGATACATTCGAGCTTGTATTCCAAGTTAATGGTAAGATAAGAGATAGGGTAGAAGCTGATGTTAATATAAGCGAAGATGATGCAAAAACTCAGGCATTATCAAGTGAAAAAGTTAAAGCATTCACAGACGGCAAAAACATTGTTAAAGTTGTTTATGTTAAAGGAAAACTTGTAAACATCGTTGTAAAATAA
- a CDS encoding rubrerythrin family protein, whose product MLKRLLIISIFLIFSFLVYSQTPKTANNTLEAVSIAYDVEINSSFAYAKFSAASKNKAIVNLFQAVSDSKSWHANILYNAAIQDKITDTILQAQVGDPKVGTDIENLKSAQSMTSYEYTKMYPELLKVVNKDNKKEMANEINNIIKAEKSHNALFTQAISNLQNNKPLAEKYYLCETCGYVEANSAPDKCPICGSSKNTLKEYK is encoded by the coding sequence ATGTTAAAAAGATTATTAATAATTTCTATTTTTTTGATTTTCAGTTTTTTAGTATATTCTCAAACTCCAAAAACTGCTAATAATACTTTAGAAGCTGTGTCTATAGCTTATGATGTAGAAATTAATTCTTCTTTTGCTTATGCTAAATTTTCTGCAGCTTCAAAAAATAAAGCTATAGTTAATTTATTTCAAGCTGTTTCTGATTCAAAATCTTGGCATGCTAATATTTTATATAATGCTGCCATTCAAGATAAGATAACAGACACCATTTTACAAGCTCAAGTAGGAGATCCTAAAGTAGGAACGGACATTGAAAATTTAAAATCAGCTCAATCAATGACATCTTATGAATATACGAAAATGTATCCTGAATTATTGAAAGTAGTAAATAAAGATAATAAAAAAGAAATGGCAAATGAGATTAATAATATAATAAAAGCAGAAAAATCACATAATGCTTTATTTACTCAAGCCATAAGCAATTTGCAAAATAATAAGCCATTAGCAGAGAAATATTATTTATGTGAAACTTGCGGTTATGTTGAAGCCAATTCAGCACCTGATAAATGTCCTATATGCGGCAGTTCTAAAAATACACTTAAAGAATATAAATAA
- a CDS encoding permease — translation MEIIKSIFIFIQDQIISMKWLNTLIGNILNNFALSETVKGIIQFFIYDVVKIFVLLSVLIFCISYIQSYFPPERTKKILSRFKGISANILAALFGTVTPFCSCSSIPLFIGFTSAGIPISMTFSFLISSPLVDLASLILLSSIFGMKIAIAYVVVGLVLAVAGGTLIGKLKMEKYLEDFIKNIKVNNTEIAIQTMTKKERLMYSKEQVIETIKKVYLYIFIGVGIGAFIHNVIPSEWINTILGKNNWYSVPLASLVGIPMYADIFGTLPIAESLFYKGAGLGTILSFMMSVTALSLPSIIMLKKAVKMPLLIFFVFIVTLGIIIIGYLFNNFYFLFV, via the coding sequence ATGGAGATTATAAAATCAATATTCATCTTTATACAAGATCAAATAATATCAATGAAATGGCTTAATACTTTAATAGGAAACATATTAAATAATTTTGCCTTATCAGAAACAGTTAAAGGAATAATACAATTTTTTATTTATGATGTCGTAAAAATATTTGTGCTGTTATCAGTACTAATATTTTGTATATCATATATTCAATCTTATTTTCCACCTGAAAGAACTAAAAAAATATTAAGCAGATTTAAAGGAATATCAGCAAATATATTGGCTGCCCTTTTCGGTACTGTTACACCATTTTGCTCATGCTCATCAATACCGCTTTTTATAGGATTTACTTCTGCAGGAATACCTATTTCAATGACATTTTCATTTTTAATATCATCGCCTCTTGTAGACTTAGCTTCTTTAATACTTTTATCAAGCATATTCGGTATGAAGATTGCAATTGCTTATGTTGTAGTAGGACTTGTACTTGCTGTTGCCGGAGGTACTTTAATAGGTAAACTTAAAATGGAAAAATATTTAGAAGACTTTATAAAAAATATAAAAGTAAATAATACAGAAATAGCAATACAAACTATGACTAAAAAAGAAAGATTAATGTATTCAAAAGAACAGGTTATAGAAACTATAAAAAAAGTTTATTTATACATTTTTATAGGAGTTGGAATTGGAGCTTTTATTCATAATGTTATACCGTCTGAATGGATAAATACAATACTAGGAAAAAATAATTGGTATTCTGTGCCTTTAGCTTCTTTGGTAGGAATTCCAATGTATGCAGATATATTCGGAACTTTACCTATAGCAGAAAGTTTATTTTATAAAGGTGCAGGACTTGGTACTATTCTATCATTTATGATGTCAGTTACTGCCTTATCTCTGCCTTCTATTATTATGCTTAAAAAAGCTGTTAAAATGCCTCTTTTAATATTTTTTGTATTTATAGTAACTTTAGGAATAATTATTATTGGGTACTTATTTAATAATTTTTATTTTCTTTTTGTATGA
- the arsB gene encoding ACR3 family arsenite efflux transporter: protein MKNKKESISFFQKYLTLWVFICMIIGVLISKFLPIIPNTLNKFEYANVSIPIAILIWLMIYPMMMSVDFQSIKNVTKNPQGLFVTWIVNWLIKPFTMFFIASFFFYTILNNFIPKDLAKEYLVGAVLLGAAPCTAMVFVWSALTNGNPSYTVVQVATNDLIILIAFVPIVKFLLGISNVTVPWDTLFLSVVLFVFIPLTAGIITRVYVCSKKGIEYFNNIFIHKFDNITIIGLLLTLILLFSFQGNVILSNPIHIILIAIPLILQTFLIFFIAYIASYLLKLPHNVAAPAGMIGASNFFELAVAVAVSLFGVNSGAALATIVGVLVEVPVMLTLVKIANATKNKFKN from the coding sequence ATGAAAAATAAAAAAGAATCTATAAGTTTTTTTCAGAAATATTTAACTTTATGGGTATTTATATGTATGATTATAGGAGTATTAATATCTAAATTCCTGCCTATAATCCCAAATACACTAAATAAATTTGAATATGCAAATGTTTCTATACCCATAGCAATATTAATATGGCTTATGATATATCCTATGATGATGAGTGTAGATTTTCAAAGTATAAAGAACGTTACAAAAAATCCGCAGGGGCTGTTTGTTACTTGGATTGTAAATTGGCTTATAAAACCTTTTACCATGTTTTTTATAGCTTCTTTCTTTTTTTATACTATACTCAATAATTTTATACCAAAAGATTTAGCAAAAGAATATTTAGTTGGTGCTGTACTTTTAGGAGCTGCTCCATGTACTGCTATGGTATTTGTTTGGAGTGCATTAACAAATGGAAATCCATCATATACTGTAGTGCAGGTTGCAACTAATGATTTAATAATACTTATAGCATTCGTTCCTATAGTAAAATTTTTATTAGGAATATCGAATGTTACAGTTCCTTGGGATACATTATTTTTATCTGTTGTGTTATTTGTATTTATACCATTAACAGCAGGAATTATTACAAGAGTTTATGTATGCAGTAAAAAAGGAATAGAATATTTCAATAATATTTTTATACATAAATTTGATAATATTACAATAATAGGCCTGCTATTAACATTAATATTATTATTCAGCTTTCAAGGAAATGTAATACTATCTAACCCTATTCATATAATTTTGATAGCAATACCTTTAATATTACAAACCTTTTTAATATTTTTTATAGCATATATTGCAAGCTATTTATTAAAACTTCCTCATAATGTAGCGGCACCTGCAGGAATGATAGGGGCATCAAATTTCTTTGAGCTTGCTGTTGCCGTAGCCGTATCATTATTCGGAGTTAATTCTGGAGCGGCACTTGCAACAATTGTAGGCGTATTGGTAGAAGTACCTGTAATGCTTACTCTTGTAAAAATAGCAAATGCCACAAAAAATAAATTCAAAAATTAA
- a CDS encoding aldose epimerase family protein gives MQVKNFGNGYLLYELKNENDMILKLTDIGASIVGVFFKDKNGNEVQVSFGSDHYSFYLNPHDYIGASVGRIANRTINAEFTLDGQTYKLTKNDNGKHHLHGGDKGISFQKFDSKVLDNHSVLFSYSSNEGDEGYPANADIDITYSLTDDNEIIIEYFAAVNAPTPINLTNHAYWNLNGEGTIYDHDLFIDSSFYLPVTDECVSTGEILKTENTPFDFTKTKKIGADIEKANGYDNCFMFNEKNILSHTNEEENNLNKLRASCYSEKTGICLELYTTKPAMHFYSGNMLNNREVRNTVLNKHNAFCFETEYLPGAVNFPHFPSIIFDPDRNYSHKTIYKLSLK, from the coding sequence ATGCAAGTTAAAAATTTTGGAAACGGATATCTTTTATATGAATTAAAAAATGAAAATGATATGATATTAAAACTTACAGATATCGGTGCTTCAATAGTTGGTGTATTTTTCAAAGATAAAAACGGAAATGAAGTGCAGGTGTCATTTGGAAGCGATCATTATTCATTTTACTTGAATCCGCATGATTATATAGGAGCCTCTGTTGGAAGAATAGCTAATAGAACAATAAATGCAGAATTTACACTTGATGGACAAACATATAAATTAACTAAAAATGATAATGGAAAACATCATTTACATGGCGGCGATAAAGGAATATCATTTCAAAAATTTGATTCTAAGGTTTTGGATAATCATTCTGTATTATTCAGCTATAGTTCAAATGAAGGCGATGAAGGTTATCCTGCCAATGCTGATATAGATATAACATACTCTTTAACAGATGATAATGAAATAATTATAGAATATTTTGCTGCAGTTAATGCTCCTACACCTATAAATCTTACAAATCATGCTTATTGGAATCTCAATGGAGAAGGCACTATATATGATCATGATTTGTTTATAGATTCTTCATTTTATTTGCCTGTAACAGATGAATGCGTATCTACAGGTGAGATTTTAAAAACAGAAAATACTCCTTTTGATTTTACTAAAACAAAAAAAATAGGTGCTGATATAGAAAAAGCAAATGGTTATGATAACTGCTTTATGTTTAATGAAAAAAATATATTGTCTCATACCAATGAAGAAGAGAATAATTTAAATAAATTAAGAGCTTCATGCTATAGTGAAAAAACAGGAATATGCTTAGAATTATATACTACAAAACCTGCTATGCATTTCTATTCAGGCAATATGCTTAATAATAGAGAAGTTAGAAATACAGTTTTGAATAAACATAATGCATTTTGTTTTGAAACAGAGTATTTACCTGGTGCTGTAAACTTTCCTCATTTTCCAAGTATAATATTTGATCCGGATAGAAATTACAGTCATAAGACTATATATAAATTGTCATTAAAATAA